A window of Canis lupus baileyi chromosome 3, mCanLup2.hap1, whole genome shotgun sequence genomic DNA:
ATGGGGTTCTTCCGCTCCTGCTCGCCGCCTCGCGGGAGGGTGTCTGCTGCACAGGGCGGAGAGTGGGGTGGCTGGCCCCGTGGGGAACCCTTTCTGCCAGCCAGCGCCTACACTCTTTGCTCCCCAAGTGGCCAGTCAAGGCCCCGCCACAACCTCCACCAAAGGATCCAGAATCCCTGGGGTCCTACCTTGGCTGCACCTTTCCCTGCTCTGCAGTCTTCGTACAGTTGGTGGAGGAAGGGGCCCTGCAGAGCTGGCTTCCTGGTGGCCCAGTTCTGCCTTTTCCCAGCAGCCCACTGATCTGAGTGACGATgggatgggtgagtgggtggctGGGAGCTCACCTTCTGGTTTCAGACGGTCATCATTCTGATCCATATATTCCAGGGAGTTTTGCTTCTCcagcttcctcttcttcctgcaaATCAACCCAGCATCCTCTGAACAGAACTGTTGAGTGTGAGCCGGAGaaggcctggggggcaggggcacaaGAGGAATCTGGTGTCGGTAAAAGAGGCCTTGTCACGGGAGGATGGCACCGAGGGAGTGGCAATGGCCCGTAAGCTTTGGATTGAGTCACATTTAGGTTTGCATCCTGAGTCTGTTGGCTGGCAGCGGGGGCAAGTCACCTAACCCATCTGAGTCTCAGTGTTATTATTATCTGTAAACTGCAGATAATCGTACTTAGAAGGTGGTTCATTAGCCACAACCAGAGTGCCCAGCCCACTGAAGGGTGCCCTGCAAGCAAAACCCCTGTTAGGGCGCTGGGGCTGTTGGGAGTTGGGAGCACAGGAGGTGATTCCGCATGCAACACATGCAGTGGTTAGATGGATCTCCTGGGAAGAGGTGCAGGGCCCTCTGCGGGGATATGCATTTAGGAGACTAAGAAAAGAATAGGGCTTGGGGTGGGATCAAAGGATTAGGGTGCTCAGGGTGTGGAACTTGGGGAGTTACCCAGACTTTTTGGAGGGTTTCCAGCAGGCACAGACTGTCACCAAGGTCACAAGAAGGAAGATGCCTCCTGTGGACAAGATGATGTAGAGGGAGCTTCTtcctagggagagagagagaggcagtgaggtGGGAGAGACTTTAGAGGGGCAGCAAGTATAGTGGGGAGAGCTCTtgcagggagaaggaggcccaAGCAGCAGGGCTGGCCAGTGGCGGAGCTTGCTGAGCCCACTTCCCACCCTTTGCTGGCCTCCACGGAGAGGTGGCCcatccctgcctgtctctccccaTCTAGGGGCACTCCTTCTGGGATGTCCTCAGTCCCTTGAGGTGCCTGCCTCTTGGGATTTTGAGGCCTGAGGGTGAGCAGACAGGGAGACTCACGGTATACGGTGATCTTGATGGGCAGGCTGCGGCCCTGGCTGATGGGGTTCTCCACCACGCAGCTGTACAGGTCATCGTCCTCCATGAGCACGCGGGTGATGGTGAGCACCTTGTGGTCGGGGGACAGGAGCATTCTCGAGTCATTGAGGAGAGGCTTGCCGTCCTTCAGCCAGGTGTAGCTGGGCTTGGTGCCATTCTCGTGGGAGCAGTTGAGGGTGAAGGCCTCGCTGAGCTCCAGCACGGTGGTCGAAGCCACTAACACCTGTGGCCTCGAAATGGGCACTGagtcccaggggtggggggaagggagtcTGTGAGCTGTGGGCCAAGcagcttctcccctccccttcttgaCTCCCTGCCTTCCAACACAGCGCAACTCAACCTGTGGTCTGAGAAGCCCTTCAGGGATCATCCGTCCAGTCTTTCCCCATCATCCACCCATCTGTGCATTCGTTGAGCACCTACTCAGTACAGAGGATACAGTGCTGAACAAGACAGCAAGGTCCCTGCCCTTACAGACCTTCCCTTCACTCTCCTCAAATGCCCCTTCGAGATGTCTTAAACTGGCCCAGGCTGGAGCGTATTTCAGTTGGGCTCAACCTAGGTCCAAATGTCTGGGTTGAAGTATCTGCTCTGTCATGTACTAGCTgcgtgactttgggcaagttactcaacctctctgtgcctcagtttctgcatctacaaaatggggataatcataTTAGCTAGGCCTACATTACTAGGAGCATTAAATGGGTCAGTGTAGGTGAAGCACTTAGAATAGTCTCGGGCACATAGCAAGCACTCTACAGGTGTTCTCTGTGTCCTATCTGCCGAGTTCTAATCCTGATTGTCTCACTCTCAGCTGCCAAGAGGCTTCTGTGGGGGTGTTCCGGGGCCTGGGGGCCCcagtcccaggccccaggcctgCCTCCTTTCCTGCCAGAGCACTTTACCATCTACAGTGAGGTTGATGGTCTTCTCTCCAGTGAACGTGTCGTCCGTGATGGAGATCTCAACCTCGTAGGTGCCCTCGTCGGCCAGCTGCAGGTcactgaggagcagggagccattTTCGAAGAGGCGGATGCGGTCTCGGTAGTCAGGCCGTAGGGTGCCAATGACCTCTGTGCCGATGGACTGTACCACGGTCACTGGCTTGTCCCGCTTCAGCTGCCACTTCACCACGGGCTTGTCACTGCTGGTGCTGCTGTACTGCACGGAGAGCAGGGCTGACTTCCCCACCGTGCCATGGATCAGGCGCACTGGGCTGGTGATGTTCACCCCCTCCAGGGGCTCTGTGGACAGAGACCCATGGGGAGAGGGCAGTGTCAGGCCCTTGGCTTCTCACCCCTCTCCCCCATTTATGTCCTCAGATGTCTTCCTGCCTCACCCTCTGGGCTCTTCACTCCATGTCAGTCCTTCCTTCTTACCCTTCGATGCCATCTCTTCTCCTGCTATAGCTCTGGAACCTTCTGATCCACCATCACCCCTCTTACCCATCCCATTGCCCTCGGTCCTTCTTCTACATGGTCCTCTGCCTCTGGTGGTTTTCTCTGTCACCTTCCTCTTGAGGAAGACCTCCAGTTAACCTAACACTATGTGTTCCATTcacagaaacatttattgagtatttcgCCTGTGACAAGTACTGTTCTACGTCCTTGGGATGCATcaatgagcaaaacagacagACATGGACCTCAGGGTGAATTTGTCAGATTTGCTTCTTGATTGGGGATTGGGAAAGTAGGGAATGGAGCAGCATGGGAACAGAGGTTCATAAAGAAGGGAGTGTGGCACAAGGCAGTGCCAATAAAGGGGGAGTTTAGGGGCCAGGAGACAACTAGACCATTCTTCATTCACACCAAGAGTCTTCTCTTTCCTTACCCCAGCTGGATGTAGCACTTTACTAGGCCCGCCCAGGCCTGAATAGTCCTGCAGATGAGTAGTTGGTTTTGGAAATATACCCAAGATCCAGCCCAACCTGCAACCCCTAGAGAAGAGGGATTTGGGATGGACAGAACAAAGTGGTTCGAATCAAGAGGCCTTGGAAGATTGGGCTCCACCATTTACAGGCCATGTGGACCTGGGAAAGCCATCGTTCCAGGCctcattcttctcatttagaaaatCAGGACATGACAATTACAAGAACAACTGCCTTACCAAGCTCACGGTGGAAAAGGACAGTACTTCAGTTATCATTGTATAGTGGAAAGAACACAAGAGTGAGCATCAGAGACTTGGGCTCTTATTGTTGACTTAGGACCTAGAAGAAGTCATGTATCTGTTTGGGACTCAGATAGGTGAAATAAGTGGCAAACTGGATGTTACATCCATTTGTTCCCACCCTGCAATTCTGGGATTTTACCATCTTGTCGAATGGTTGGCCCATCTAGAGATGCATCTTGTATTTCACGAATCTTTTAGGGGCTTTAGGGGCCTGAACAGATGCCACTCACTCATGTTACAGGGTCTTGTAAAGCAATGTGACCAAATGAAGGTTTTCTGGAGAGGATGTAAGTTGGGAGCAGGGCTAAGTTTAACTAAACAGACACTTACAGGTCAGGCTTTCAGGCACTCTGCACCCCCAGCTGCTCTCTCTCATCACTGCCTCTCAagttccctctctcttcttcccactcTCCTACTCTGCCACTACTGCTGTTTAAATTTGGGgaaagtggggcagccccggtggcttagtggtttagcactgccttccacccagggtgtggtcctggagacccgggatcgagacccatgtcaggctccctgcatgggagtgCAGggagagtgcttctccctcttcctgtttctctctctctgtctctaataaataaataaaaaatcataaaataaataaaataaatttgggggaagTTATGTTGTGCCCTTCCCTCCCTTATTCTTCTCCATGTGCTTATATGACCACATTGAACCAGGAGGAAATTAAACTAAGAG
This region includes:
- the HEPACAM gene encoding hepatic and glial cell adhesion molecule isoform X7, with translation MKRERGAPSRAFSALSLAPFVYLLLIQTEPLEGVNITSPVRLIHGTVGKSALLSVQYSSTSSDKPVVKWQLKRDKPVTVVQSIGTEVIGTLRPDYRDRIRLFENGSLLLSDLQLADEGTYEVEISITDDTFTGEKTINLTVDVPISRPQVLVASTTVLELSEAFTLNCSHENGTKPSYTWLKDGKPLLNDSRMLLSPDHKVLTITRVLMEDDDLYSCVVENPISQGRSLPIKITVYRRSSLYIILSTGGIFLLVTLVTVCACWKPSKKSGKKRKLEKQNSLEYMDQNDDRLKPEDTLPRGGEQERKNPMALYILKDKDSPEPEDNPAAEPRGAAEPGPPGYSVSPGVPGRSPGLPIRSARRYPRSPARSPATGRTHTSPPRAPGSPGRSRSASRSLRTAGVHLLREQDEASPVEISA
- the HEPACAM gene encoding hepatic and glial cell adhesion molecule isoform X6 — protein: MKRERGAPSRAFSALSLAPFVYLLLIQTEPLEGVNITSPVRLIHGTVGKSALLSVQYSSTSSDKPVVKWQLKRDKPVTVVQSIGTEVIGTLRPDYRDRIRLFENGSLLLSDLQLADEGTYEVEISITDDTFTGEKTINLTVDVPISRPQVLVASTTVLELSEAFTLNCSHENGTKPSYTWLKDGKPLLNDSRMLLSPDHKVLTITRVLMEDDDLYSCVVENPISQGRSLPIKITVYRRSSLYIILSTGGIFLLVTLVTVCACWKPSKKSGKKRKLEKQNSLEYMDQNDDRLKPEADTLPRGGEQERKNPMALYILKDKDSPEPEDNPAAEPRGAAEPGPPGYSVSPGVPGRSPGLPIRSARRYPRSPARSPATGRTHTSPPRAPGSPGRSRSASRSLRTAGVHLLREQDEASPVEISA
- the HEPACAM gene encoding hepatic and glial cell adhesion molecule isoform X4 produces the protein MKRERGAPSRAFSALSLAPFVYLLLIQTEPLEGVNITSPVRLIHGTVGKSALLSVQYSSTSSDKPVVKWQLKRDKPVTVVQSIGTEVIGTLRPDYRDRIRLFENGSLLLSDLQLADEGTYEVEISITDDTFTGEKTINLTVDVPISRPQVLVASTTVLELSEAFTLNCSHENGTKPSYTWLKDGKPLLNDSRMLLSPDHKVLTITRVLMEDDDLYSCVVENPISQGRSLPIKITVYRRSSLYIILSTGGIFLLVTLVTVCACWKPSKKSGPSPAHTQQFCSEDAGLICRKKRKLEKQNSLEYMDQNDDRLKPEADTLPRGGEQERKNPMALYILKDKDSPEPEDNPAAEPRGAAEPGPPGYSVSPGVPGRSPGLPIRSARRYPRSPARSPATGRTHTSPPRAPGSPGRSRSASRSLRTAGVHLLREQDEASPVEISA
- the HEPACAM gene encoding hepatic and glial cell adhesion molecule isoform X3 is translated as MKRERGAPSRAFSALSLAPFVYLLLIQTEPLEGVNITSPVRLIHGTVGKSALLSVQYSSTSSDKPVVKWQLKRDKPVTVVQSIGTEVIGTLRPDYRDRIRLFENGSLLLSDLQLADEGTYEVEISITDDTFTGEKTINLTVDVPISRPQVLVASTTVLELSEAFTLNCSHENGTKPSYTWLKDGKPLLNDSRMLLSPDHKVLTITRVLMEDDDLYSCVVENPISQGRSLPIKITVYRRSSLYIILSTGGIFLLVTLVTVCACWKPSKKSGKKRKLEKQNSLEYMDQNDDRLKPEGELPATHSPIPSSLRSVGCWEKAELGHQEASSAGPLPPPTVRRLQSRERCSQADTLPRGGEQERKNPMALYILKDKDSPEPEDNPAAEPRGAAEPGPPGYSVSPGVPGRSPGLPIRSARRYPRSPARSPATGRTHTSPPRAPGSPGRSRSASRSLRTAGVHLLREQDEASPVEISA
- the HEPACAM gene encoding hepatic and glial cell adhesion molecule isoform X2, whose protein sequence is MKRERGAPSRAFSALSLAPFVYLLLIQTEPLEGVNITSPVRLIHGTVGKSALLSVQYSSTSSDKPVVKWQLKRDKPVTVVQSIGTEVIGTLRPDYRDRIRLFENGSLLLSDLQLADEGTYEVEISITDDTFTGEKTINLTVDVPISRPQVLVASTTVLELSEAFTLNCSHENGTKPSYTWLKDGKPLLNDSRMLLSPDHKVLTITRVLMEDDDLYSCVVENPISQGRSLPIKITVYRRSSLYIILSTGGIFLLVTLVTVCACWKPSKKSGPSPAHTQQFCSEDAGLICRKKRKLEKQNSLEYMDQNDDRLKPEGELPATHSPIPSSLRSVGCWEKAELGHQEASSAGPLPPPTVRRLQSRERCSQDTLPRGGEQERKNPMALYILKDKDSPEPEDNPAAEPRGAAEPGPPGYSVSPGVPGRSPGLPIRSARRYPRSPARSPATGRTHTSPPRAPGSPGRSRSASRSLRTAGVHLLREQDEASPVEISA
- the HEPACAM gene encoding hepatic and glial cell adhesion molecule isoform X5; amino-acid sequence: MKRERGAPSRAFSALSLAPFVYLLLIQTEPLEGVNITSPVRLIHGTVGKSALLSVQYSSTSSDKPVVKWQLKRDKPVTVVQSIGTEVIGTLRPDYRDRIRLFENGSLLLSDLQLADEGTYEVEISITDDTFTGEKTINLTVDVPISRPQVLVASTTVLELSEAFTLNCSHENGTKPSYTWLKDGKPLLNDSRMLLSPDHKVLTITRVLMEDDDLYSCVVENPISQGRSLPIKITVYRRSSLYIILSTGGIFLLVTLVTVCACWKPSKKSGPSPAHTQQFCSEDAGLICRKKRKLEKQNSLEYMDQNDDRLKPEDTLPRGGEQERKNPMALYILKDKDSPEPEDNPAAEPRGAAEPGPPGYSVSPGVPGRSPGLPIRSARRYPRSPARSPATGRTHTSPPRAPGSPGRSRSASRSLRTAGVHLLREQDEASPVEISA
- the HEPACAM gene encoding hepatic and glial cell adhesion molecule isoform X1, which gives rise to MKRERGAPSRAFSALSLAPFVYLLLIQTEPLEGVNITSPVRLIHGTVGKSALLSVQYSSTSSDKPVVKWQLKRDKPVTVVQSIGTEVIGTLRPDYRDRIRLFENGSLLLSDLQLADEGTYEVEISITDDTFTGEKTINLTVDVPISRPQVLVASTTVLELSEAFTLNCSHENGTKPSYTWLKDGKPLLNDSRMLLSPDHKVLTITRVLMEDDDLYSCVVENPISQGRSLPIKITVYRRSSLYIILSTGGIFLLVTLVTVCACWKPSKKSGPSPAHTQQFCSEDAGLICRKKRKLEKQNSLEYMDQNDDRLKPEGELPATHSPIPSSLRSVGCWEKAELGHQEASSAGPLPPPTVRRLQSRERCSQADTLPRGGEQERKNPMALYILKDKDSPEPEDNPAAEPRGAAEPGPPGYSVSPGVPGRSPGLPIRSARRYPRSPARSPATGRTHTSPPRAPGSPGRSRSASRSLRTAGVHLLREQDEASPVEISA